In one window of Bemisia tabaci chromosome 4, PGI_BMITA_v3 DNA:
- the Polr2G gene encoding DNA-directed RNA polymerase II subunit RPB7, with product MFYHISLEHEILLHPRYFGPQLFDTVKAKLYSEVEGTCTGKYGFVIAVTTIDNIGAGLIQPGQGFVVYPVKYKAIVFRPFKGEVLDGVVTQVNKVGMFVEIGPLSCFISHHSIPADMEFCPSFNPPCYKSKSEDVVIQTDDEIRLKIVGTRVDASGIFAIGTLMDDYLGLVCN from the exons ATTAGTTTAGAGCATGAAATATTGCTTCATCCTCGTTACTTTGGACCGCAACTCTTCGACACAGTAAAAGCGAAATTATACTCTGAAGTTGAAGGTACTTGTACTGGAAA GTATGGTTTTGTTATAGCTGTCACAACTATAGACAATATTGGCGCCGGGCTTATTCAGCCGGGACAAGGATTTGTTGTTTACCCTGTTAAGTACAAAGCAATTGTTTTTCGACCTTTCAAAGGAGAAGTACTAGATGGTGTTGTTACCCAAGTAAATAAG GTTGGCATGTTCGTGGAGATTGGTCCATTGTCATGTTTCATCTCACATCAT TCCATTCCAGCAGATATGGAATTTTGCCCTAGCTTTAACCCTCCATGCTACAAATCTAAAAGTGAG GATGTTGTTATACAAACTGACGACGAAATCCGGCTGAAAATTGTTGGAACAAGAGTCGACGCTTCCGGAATT tttgcCATTGGAACATTGATGGACGATTACTTGG gctTGGTCTGTAACTAA